One genomic window of Leptospira paudalimensis includes the following:
- the hisH gene encoding imidazole glycerol phosphate synthase subunit HisH: MIGILNYGVGNIKAFSNILKSLGFDFKVIESGEEILNVDKLILPGVGSFDSVMEKLEHAKVMEELSSFALIEKRPILGVCVGMQILADSSEEGQKKGLGWIKGKVKKFNFSSLETKPMIPQIGWNEVLIRKQDCNLLKNLDTNPHFYFLHSYYFECENQTNVIAATDYGFEFCSAVNHENIYGTQFHPEKSHHNGIQLLKNFATL, translated from the coding sequence ATGATAGGCATTTTAAATTACGGAGTTGGTAATATAAAAGCTTTTTCAAATATATTAAAAAGTCTGGGATTTGATTTTAAGGTGATTGAAAGTGGAGAAGAAATATTAAATGTAGATAAGCTGATTTTACCTGGTGTTGGTTCCTTTGATAGTGTAATGGAAAAATTGGAACATGCAAAGGTAATGGAAGAGCTCTCTAGTTTTGCATTAATTGAAAAACGCCCGATATTAGGTGTTTGTGTCGGTATGCAAATATTGGCCGATTCAAGTGAGGAAGGTCAAAAAAAAGGACTAGGTTGGATCAAGGGAAAAGTTAAAAAGTTTAATTTCTCAAGTCTAGAGACAAAACCAATGATTCCTCAGATTGGCTGGAATGAAGTATTGATCAGAAAACAGGACTGTAATTTACTAAAGAATCTCGATACCAATCCACATTTTTATTTTTTACACTCTTATTATTTTGAATGTGAAAACCAAACGAATGTCATTGCGGCAACTGATTATGGATTTGAATTTTGTAGTGCAGTAAATCATGAGAATATCTACGGGACCCAATTCCATCCTGAAAAAAGCCATCATAATGGCATTCAGCTACTTAAAAACTTTGCTACTTTATAA
- a CDS encoding AglZ/HisF2 family acetamidino modification protein — protein MLKPRIIPTLLLQDGGLVKTTKFDLPRYIGDPINAVKIFNEKEADELVLIDIDASRLGKDPDYRLIERIANECRMPLSVGGGIKSLEQANKILGFGVEKVIVSSLLIENPKKITEMVNYLGSQSVVVCLDVKKTTFTKKYEFCIHNGRTKTGKYLDEVIEMATSLGAGEILINSIDLDGMMTGYDLDLIDNVKKKLSVPITALGGAGSLDDIKAVISKFGVIGVAAGSLFIYKGKLKAVLINYPNRELKTSLYQKFSEQ, from the coding sequence ATGTTAAAACCAAGAATCATACCTACATTACTCTTACAAGATGGTGGTTTAGTTAAAACAACTAAATTTGATCTACCTCGTTATATAGGTGATCCTATTAATGCGGTTAAAATTTTTAACGAAAAAGAAGCAGACGAATTGGTATTAATTGATATTGATGCGAGTCGACTTGGAAAAGATCCAGATTATCGTTTGATTGAAAGAATTGCAAATGAATGTCGAATGCCTCTGAGTGTCGGCGGTGGTATTAAATCATTAGAACAAGCAAATAAGATTTTAGGATTCGGTGTTGAAAAGGTAATTGTGAGTTCTCTCTTAATTGAAAACCCAAAAAAAATTACCGAGATGGTCAATTACTTGGGAAGCCAAAGTGTAGTAGTATGTTTAGATGTAAAAAAAACTACATTTACCAAAAAGTATGAGTTCTGTATTCATAATGGTCGAACCAAAACTGGAAAATATTTAGATGAAGTGATTGAAATGGCAACGTCCCTGGGAGCAGGTGAAATTCTGATAAACTCCATTGATTTAGATGGCATGATGACAGGTTACGATTTGGATTTGATTGATAATGTTAAAAAGAAGTTATCGGTTCCAATTACGGCTCTCGGAGGTGCAGGGAGTTTAGATGATATTAAAGCAGTCATATCAAAGTTTGGTGTTATTGGGGTAGCTGCAGGAAGTTTATTTATCTACAAAGGGAAACTAAAAGCTGTTCTAATCAACTATCCGAATCGAGAATTGAAAACGAGCCTTTATCAAAAGTTTAGCGAACAATAG
- a CDS encoding 2OG-Fe(II) oxygenase, producing the protein MNENLKDLAKTIVSSLEKNKETLKKQFKESSLEVGVRYCYLDQLLPEKSAYEIFESFPKKEEMRKMSSFREEKYTSKNFDQFNPILADITFAIQDPKVISIVEEITGIKNQIPDSTLYAGGLSLMEKDNFLNPHIDNSHEQTRMYYRTLNLLYYVTPDWKLEYGGNLELWDKKVKKNVTIVSKFNRLVIMETNPWSWHSVSPVVVEKQRVCVSNYYFSADSPIGDPYFNVTSFNGRPNQKIRRMYSYFDSKLRNFIRFLFPKGIGKVDVYQGKKQ; encoded by the coding sequence ATGAATGAAAATTTAAAAGATTTAGCAAAGACCATTGTAAGTTCCTTGGAGAAAAACAAGGAAACACTTAAGAAACAATTTAAGGAATCAAGTTTAGAAGTAGGAGTTAGATATTGTTATTTAGACCAACTCCTTCCAGAAAAATCTGCTTATGAAATATTCGAATCATTCCCTAAAAAAGAAGAGATGCGAAAGATGTCTAGTTTTAGGGAAGAAAAATATACTTCAAAAAACTTTGATCAATTTAATCCAATATTAGCAGATATTACATTTGCGATCCAAGATCCAAAAGTGATTTCGATAGTAGAAGAAATCACAGGAATTAAAAATCAGATTCCCGATTCTACTTTATATGCGGGTGGATTGAGTTTGATGGAAAAAGATAATTTTTTAAATCCACATATCGATAATTCCCACGAACAGACAAGAATGTATTATCGAACACTCAATTTGTTATACTATGTTACTCCAGATTGGAAATTAGAATATGGTGGAAACCTTGAACTCTGGGATAAAAAAGTTAAAAAAAATGTAACCATCGTTAGTAAGTTTAATCGTTTGGTGATTATGGAAACAAATCCTTGGTCCTGGCATTCCGTAAGTCCAGTCGTCGTCGAAAAACAAAGGGTTTGTGTATCGAACTATTATTTCTCTGCGGATTCGCCAATAGGGGATCCTTATTTTAATGTTACGAGTTTTAATGGACGGCCGAATCAGAAGATAAGGAGAATGTATTCTTATTTTGATAGTAAGTTAAGAAATTTTATACGTTTTCTTTTTCCGAAGGGAATCGGAAAAGTTGATGTGTATCAAGGTAAAAAACAATAG
- a CDS encoding glycosyltransferase family 4 protein, with product MKILFIAPLPPPINGHSLVCQVLYDGLKSQNSMAIVDLKKQGLKDGKISWNRLSEIFRVFVETWKKKNNSRVVYLTISESLAGNLKDLLLYLICYSLLPKFYIHLHGGSIKKLLFDRFSLLFAINRFFIKKMGGVIISGKSHLEIFEGYVQSEKIHIIPNFAPSYMFISDSDFERKFKNLPEKINILFLSNMIPQKGYLLLLEAFQKLKKEKKLKFKLNFAGRFDSKEEADSFHQSIKGAKEIEYHGVVSDDQKRELFQSAHVFILPTMFFEGQPVSILEGYAAGCVVLTTGQSGILDVFENNMNGFEMIPGSIDSIVENLLFIQETQNFEKLKQIAKYNLTNAKNVYKEEIYIKKIKNVLGVD from the coding sequence ATGAAAATTCTTTTTATAGCCCCATTACCACCACCAATAAACGGTCATTCGTTAGTATGCCAGGTGTTATACGATGGGTTAAAATCTCAAAATTCAATGGCAATTGTTGATTTGAAAAAACAAGGGCTAAAGGATGGAAAGATTTCGTGGAATCGTTTAAGTGAAATTTTTCGCGTTTTTGTAGAAACTTGGAAAAAGAAAAATAACTCAAGAGTGGTGTATCTAACAATTTCGGAATCTTTAGCCGGAAATTTGAAGGATTTGTTACTCTATTTAATTTGTTATTCTTTGTTACCCAAGTTTTACATCCATTTACATGGCGGAAGTATTAAAAAATTATTATTTGATCGTTTTTCTTTGTTATTTGCTATCAACCGATTTTTTATCAAAAAAATGGGGGGAGTGATCATTTCAGGAAAATCACATTTAGAGATTTTTGAGGGGTATGTACAGTCTGAAAAAATTCATATAATCCCTAATTTTGCTCCTAGTTATATGTTTATTTCTGATTCAGATTTTGAGCGAAAATTTAAGAATTTACCTGAAAAAATAAACATTCTTTTCCTAAGCAATATGATTCCACAAAAAGGTTATCTATTACTGTTGGAAGCATTTCAAAAATTAAAGAAAGAGAAAAAACTTAAGTTCAAGCTCAATTTTGCAGGTAGATTTGATTCTAAAGAAGAGGCTGATTCTTTTCATCAATCCATAAAAGGCGCAAAAGAAATTGAATACCATGGTGTTGTGAGTGATGACCAAAAAAGAGAATTATTTCAATCAGCTCATGTCTTTATATTGCCAACTATGTTTTTTGAAGGCCAACCTGTTTCTATTTTGGAAGGTTATGCAGCTGGATGTGTTGTATTAACAACTGGTCAAAGTGGTATATTGGATGTTTTTGAAAATAATATGAATGGTTTTGAGATGATACCTGGGTCCATTGATTCAATTGTAGAAAATTTACTTTTTATTCAAGAAACTCAGAATTTTGAAAAACTGAAACAGATCGCGAAGTATAATTTAACAAATGCTAAAAATGTATATAAAGAAGAAATATACATAAAAAAAATAAAGAACGTTTTGGGTGTAGATTAG
- a CDS encoding NAD-dependent 4,6-dehydratase LegB yields MKKILVTGADGFIGSHLTETLVRNGYEVKAFVYYNSFNSWGWLDHCDKEVAGKFEVFAGDVRDPNGVRTAMKGMDGVLHLAALIGIPFSYHSPDTYIDTNIKGTLNVLQAARDLEIQKIIHTSTSEVYGTAQFVPITEEHPVKGQSPYSASKIGADQLAYSFFASFKQPVIVVRPFNTYGPRQSARAIIPTIITQLLAGKKKIKLGSLHPTRDFNYVGDTVRGFIKALESKVGFGEVFNIGNGFEISMGDTAKSIADIIGVEVEIEGDEARFRPEKSEVERLWASNQKAKEILNWEPEYKGLQGFKSGLEKTINWFKDENNLKSYKADIYNV; encoded by the coding sequence ATGAAAAAGATATTAGTTACTGGTGCAGATGGTTTTATCGGTTCTCATTTAACAGAAACTTTGGTGAGAAATGGTTATGAAGTAAAAGCGTTTGTGTATTATAATTCATTTAATTCATGGGGTTGGTTGGACCACTGTGATAAGGAAGTTGCGGGAAAATTTGAAGTTTTTGCTGGTGATGTACGTGATCCTAACGGAGTTCGTACGGCAATGAAAGGTATGGATGGAGTTTTGCATTTAGCAGCACTCATCGGAATTCCTTTCTCTTATCATTCCCCAGATACCTACATTGATACGAATATAAAAGGTACCTTGAATGTATTACAAGCAGCCCGCGATTTAGAGATTCAAAAAATCATCCATACTTCCACAAGTGAAGTATATGGCACGGCACAATTTGTTCCCATAACAGAGGAACATCCCGTGAAAGGCCAATCGCCTTACTCCGCTTCGAAAATTGGTGCTGATCAATTAGCGTATTCATTTTTTGCATCCTTCAAACAACCAGTGATTGTCGTAAGGCCATTTAATACATATGGTCCTAGACAATCTGCTCGTGCCATCATTCCAACGATCATCACTCAACTACTTGCAGGCAAAAAAAAGATTAAGTTAGGTTCTTTGCATCCAACTCGTGATTTTAATTATGTCGGTGATACAGTAAGAGGATTTATAAAAGCACTGGAATCCAAAGTGGGTTTTGGTGAAGTATTTAATATTGGGAATGGTTTTGAAATTTCTATGGGTGATACAGCAAAATCAATTGCAGATATAATCGGTGTCGAAGTGGAAATCGAAGGTGATGAAGCCAGATTTAGGCCAGAAAAGAGTGAAGTAGAACGATTGTGGGCATCCAATCAAAAAGCAAAAGAGATTTTAAATTGGGAACCAGAATATAAAGGACTACAAGGATTTAAATCAGGATTGGAAAAAACAATCAATTGGTTTAAAGATGAAAACAACTTAAAAAGTTATAAGGCGGACATTTACAATGTCTAA
- a CDS encoding sugar phosphate nucleotidyltransferase, giving the protein MSKRAVILAGGKGTRLRPYTTVLPKPLMPIGEYPILEVIVRQLAYFGFNHITIAVNHQAHLIEAFFQDGKKWNVKIDYSLEDQPLGTMGPLKLIHDLPENFLVMNGDVLTDINYSNFFESHISSGSIFTISSMHREQLIDFGVLDTNEKNLLIGFREKPRQVFQVSMGVYLLSRKALSYVPDQTVFGFDNLMLKLLEVKENVSVIPHKGYWLDIGRPDDYERAIDEFEVLKQNFLHE; this is encoded by the coding sequence ATGTCTAAACGCGCAGTGATTTTAGCGGGTGGAAAAGGTACTAGACTCCGTCCTTATACAACAGTCTTACCAAAGCCGTTGATGCCAATTGGAGAATATCCCATTTTGGAAGTCATTGTGCGACAACTGGCGTATTTTGGATTTAACCACATTACGATTGCAGTAAATCACCAAGCTCATTTGATAGAAGCTTTTTTCCAAGATGGGAAAAAGTGGAATGTGAAAATTGATTATTCATTAGAAGATCAACCTCTCGGTACGATGGGTCCTTTGAAATTGATTCATGATCTTCCCGAAAATTTTTTAGTTATGAATGGAGATGTTCTTACAGATATCAATTACTCAAATTTTTTCGAAAGCCATATTTCTTCAGGTTCCATCTTTACTATTTCTTCGATGCATCGAGAACAACTCATTGACTTTGGTGTTTTGGATACCAATGAGAAAAATCTATTAATTGGTTTTCGCGAAAAACCACGACAAGTTTTCCAAGTAAGCATGGGTGTTTATTTATTGAGCCGAAAAGCATTGTCTTATGTGCCAGATCAAACTGTGTTTGGTTTTGATAATTTGATGTTAAAACTATTGGAAGTAAAAGAGAATGTATCTGTTATTCCTCATAAAGGGTATTGGTTAGATATTGGAAGACCAGATGATTACGAAAGGGCAATTGATGAATTTGAAGTTTTAAAACAGAATTTTTTACATGAATAA
- a CDS encoding NAD-dependent epimerase/dehydratase family protein — protein sequence MNKILITGSTGFIGKALVDFLKSNGYEILEFPREKGDITQKEIWKSLEKANYIVHLAARNFVPDSWKESSEFLESNVIGTSRMLEYAKEHDSKVIFVSAYLYGKPEILPISESHPLVPNNPYALSKVLSEEVCRFHSQYYDQDITILRLFNVYGPGQRSSFLIPTIVNQCLKNDKIEVLDLEPKRDYVYIEDVLNAILLSIKKVNQFQLYNIGSGTSFSVSEIIDQIQNICNTSLPVISSQVVRKNEIMDVIADISLAKKELDWVPQFDLAKGLEKTISTLRKFD from the coding sequence ATGAATAAAATTCTGATTACGGGATCGACTGGTTTTATTGGAAAAGCACTTGTCGATTTTTTAAAATCAAATGGATATGAGATTTTAGAATTTCCAAGGGAAAAAGGAGATATCACCCAAAAAGAGATTTGGAAATCGTTAGAAAAAGCTAATTATATTGTCCATCTAGCTGCCAGAAATTTTGTTCCCGATAGTTGGAAAGAGAGTTCTGAATTTTTAGAATCCAATGTAATTGGCACAAGTAGAATGCTCGAGTATGCAAAAGAACACGATTCGAAAGTCATATTTGTGAGCGCATACCTTTATGGAAAACCTGAAATTCTACCAATAAGTGAATCCCATCCCCTTGTTCCCAATAATCCCTATGCGTTGTCAAAAGTTTTATCCGAGGAAGTCTGTCGATTTCACTCACAGTATTATGATCAGGATATCACTATTTTAAGGTTATTCAATGTTTATGGACCAGGCCAAAGATCTAGTTTTTTAATACCTACTATAGTGAATCAATGTTTGAAAAATGACAAAATTGAAGTTTTGGATTTGGAGCCAAAACGTGATTATGTTTATATTGAAGATGTATTGAATGCAATTTTATTGAGTATCAAGAAAGTGAATCAGTTTCAATTGTACAATATAGGATCTGGAACTTCATTTTCTGTTTCCGAGATCATAGACCAAATTCAAAACATTTGTAATACTAGTTTACCTGTGATTTCGTCACAGGTTGTACGTAAAAATGAAATTATGGATGTTATCGCTGACATCAGTTTGGCTAAGAAGGAATTAGATTGGGTTCCTCAATTTGATTTAGCTAAAGGACTGGAAAAAACAATTTCTACACTTCGGAAGTTTGATTAG
- a CDS encoding dTDP-4-dehydrorhamnose reductase family protein: MLQVREKERILILGVSGMLGSALFKILKELDYEVFGTVRSTNYKNFFNDSELEKIITNIDVQNHDDLVSLFGEIKPTVVINCVGVIKQKSSAKEPLVVIPINSLLPHKLSNLCFLVGARLILISTDCVFNGEDGNYLESDVTNAVDLYGVSKALGEIRDQGHVVTIRTSIIGHEINSNRSLLDWFLNSNTSVKGYQHAIFSGLPTNELAKVIGEYVIPNLKLKGLYHVSVDPIAKYNLLSLVKEIYSKDIEITPSDDVKINRSLNSDKFKSETGYIPPNWKELIKSLYEYKNRYLRN, from the coding sequence ATGTTACAAGTAAGGGAAAAAGAAAGGATTTTGATACTTGGTGTATCCGGTATGTTGGGAAGTGCCTTGTTTAAGATTCTAAAAGAATTAGATTACGAAGTTTTTGGCACTGTCAGATCGACAAATTATAAAAATTTTTTCAATGATTCCGAATTAGAGAAGATTATAACGAATATTGACGTTCAAAATCATGACGACTTGGTTTCTTTGTTTGGAGAAATAAAGCCAACAGTTGTCATCAATTGTGTAGGAGTCATCAAACAAAAATCATCCGCAAAAGAGCCGTTAGTGGTGATTCCGATTAATTCCTTATTACCTCATAAACTTTCGAATTTATGTTTTTTGGTTGGAGCTCGGCTGATACTAATTAGCACAGATTGTGTATTTAATGGTGAGGATGGAAATTATTTAGAATCAGATGTAACAAACGCAGTCGATTTATACGGAGTTTCAAAAGCACTTGGTGAAATTAGGGACCAAGGACATGTAGTGACAATTCGTACATCCATCATTGGACATGAAATCAATTCCAATCGGTCTTTGCTTGATTGGTTTTTGAATTCAAATACATCTGTTAAAGGATACCAACACGCGATTTTTTCTGGTTTGCCAACGAATGAATTAGCAAAAGTGATTGGGGAATATGTGATTCCCAACCTTAAGTTAAAAGGATTGTATCATGTATCAGTTGATCCAATCGCAAAATACAATTTACTTTCACTAGTGAAGGAAATTTACTCCAAGGATATCGAGATCACTCCATCAGATGATGTGAAAATAAATCGTTCACTCAACTCAGATAAGTTTAAGAGTGAAACAGGATACATTCCACCAAATTGGAAAGAGTTAATAAAAAGTTTATATGAATATAAGAACCGTTATTTAAGGAATTAA
- a CDS encoding polysaccharide biosynthesis protein, which yields MFKDKILLITGGTGSFGNTVLKRFLNTSVKEIRVFSRDEKKQEDMRISLNNDKLKFYIGDVRDYESISSALVGVDYVFHAAALKQVPSCEFYPMEALKTNVIGTENVLNAAIARNVKRVVVLSTDKAVYPINAMGISKAMAEKVMVAKSRQVPDGGTVFCATRYGNVMASRGSVIPLFVEQLKKGESLTITDPNMTRFLMSLEDSVDLVLHAFEHANQGDIFIQKAPASTVGDLAEALKELFKKQNTIRVIGTRHGEKLYESLVSREEMAKAIDMGRYYRIPADNRDLNYKKYFVEGEEKVSELDDYTSHNTNRLEIKEIKELLLKLDYIQDELNA from the coding sequence ATGTTTAAAGATAAAATTTTACTCATCACGGGCGGAACTGGCTCATTTGGTAACACAGTTTTAAAACGTTTTTTGAATACATCAGTAAAGGAAATTCGAGTTTTTAGCCGAGACGAAAAAAAACAAGAGGATATGCGAATTTCTCTCAATAACGATAAGTTGAAATTTTACATTGGTGATGTAAGGGATTATGAAAGTATATCTTCCGCTTTAGTAGGAGTGGATTATGTATTCCATGCTGCTGCTTTAAAACAAGTACCATCATGCGAATTTTATCCAATGGAGGCATTAAAAACAAATGTCATTGGGACGGAAAATGTTTTAAATGCTGCTATTGCTCGTAATGTAAAACGTGTTGTTGTTTTAAGTACAGATAAGGCAGTATATCCGATCAATGCGATGGGAATTTCAAAAGCCATGGCTGAAAAAGTGATGGTAGCAAAATCAAGACAAGTACCAGACGGTGGAACAGTTTTTTGTGCTACACGTTATGGGAACGTAATGGCATCTAGAGGATCTGTCATTCCACTCTTTGTTGAACAATTAAAGAAGGGTGAGTCATTAACAATTACGGATCCGAATATGACTCGATTTTTAATGTCCTTAGAGGATTCTGTTGATTTGGTTTTACATGCTTTTGAACATGCAAACCAAGGTGATATATTCATACAAAAAGCTCCGGCATCAACTGTCGGGGATTTAGCAGAGGCATTAAAAGAACTCTTCAAAAAACAAAATACGATAAGAGTGATTGGAACTCGTCATGGTGAAAAACTTTATGAGTCTTTGGTTTCCAGGGAAGAAATGGCGAAGGCAATTGATATGGGACGTTATTACCGTATCCCTGCTGATAATCGAGATCTAAATTATAAGAAATATTTTGTGGAAGGAGAAGAGAAAGTTTCAGAACTAGATGATTATACTTCTCATAATACCAACCGATTGGAAATTAAAGAGATCAAAGAACTTTTATTAAAATTGGATTATATCCAGGATGAGTTGAATGCTTAA
- the wecB gene encoding non-hydrolyzing UDP-N-acetylglucosamine 2-epimerase yields MLKVLTLIGTRPELIKMSRVISAMDKCFEHILVHSGQNYDYELNQVFFDDLEIRKPDYFLNVAEDTVAKTIASILVKIDEVFEKEKPDALLIYGDTNTCLAVISAKRRKIPVFHMEAGNRCFDERVPEELNRKVVDHLSDINIVLTEHARRYLISEGIKPETIFKSGSHMKEVLDYYHHKIQKSNILNELNLKPQNYFLVSIHREENVDSEQNLKEMLKSLEGIANHYDLPVIVSTHPRTKKRLETLGIESNQKIKFLKPFGFLDYIYLQQNSKCVISDSGTITEESAILKFPAITIRNTHERPEGMDAGVLILSGLKSSDVLDSIKISIMANTSITTDKGTVDDYLVDNVSMKIVQLVQSYTGYVNRVVWKKNT; encoded by the coding sequence ATGCTTAAAGTTTTAACTTTAATCGGTACACGCCCTGAGTTAATTAAAATGTCTCGGGTGATCTCGGCAATGGATAAGTGCTTTGAACATATTCTTGTTCACTCTGGTCAAAATTATGATTATGAATTAAACCAAGTGTTTTTTGATGATCTTGAAATTAGGAAACCAGATTATTTTCTGAACGTAGCAGAGGATACAGTTGCAAAAACAATCGCATCAATCTTAGTCAAAATTGATGAAGTATTTGAGAAAGAAAAACCTGATGCATTACTTATCTACGGAGACACAAACACTTGTTTGGCGGTCATTTCTGCAAAAAGAAGAAAAATACCTGTTTTCCATATGGAAGCTGGAAATCGATGTTTTGATGAGAGAGTTCCGGAGGAACTAAATCGTAAGGTCGTCGACCACTTAAGTGATATCAATATTGTTTTAACCGAACATGCAAGAAGGTATCTCATCAGTGAAGGGATTAAACCCGAGACGATTTTCAAATCTGGTTCCCATATGAAGGAGGTTTTAGATTATTATCATCACAAAATTCAAAAATCTAATATTTTGAATGAATTGAATCTCAAACCTCAAAATTATTTTTTAGTCAGTATCCATCGTGAAGAAAATGTAGACAGTGAGCAAAACTTAAAAGAGATGTTAAAGTCTTTGGAAGGGATTGCAAATCATTATGACCTTCCTGTTATCGTATCAACCCATCCTAGAACAAAAAAACGTTTGGAAACATTGGGAATTGAATCGAATCAGAAAATTAAATTTCTAAAACCCTTTGGATTCCTAGATTATATTTACCTACAACAAAACTCAAAATGTGTTATTTCTGATTCTGGTACCATCACCGAGGAATCTGCAATTCTAAAATTTCCTGCCATTACAATCAGGAATACGCATGAACGGCCGGAAGGTATGGATGCAGGTGTTTTGATTCTGTCTGGACTAAAATCTTCTGATGTACTTGATTCTATAAAAATTTCTATCATGGCAAATACATCTATTACAACAGACAAAGGGACAGTGGATGATTATTTAGTAGATAATGTATCGATGAAAATTGTGCAATTGGTACAGAGTTATACTGGATATGTAAATCGAGTGGTTTGGAAAAAAAATACCTAA
- a CDS encoding glycosyltransferase family 4 protein, with product MENQANQNLAILIDDYLPNSTKVASKMMHELAIELHARGFTIDVITPIIRKGKKSILKKEKLVIDQINVFTFDSGEIKEASKVVRLVNELLMPYRALYAFFRHFYSRKYKYVITYSPSIFWYPLVYFFRFQFKTKSYLVLRDFFPQWVIDSGIIKENSLVTKFLRWHEKMNYLAFDTIGIQSPKNLAWFQEKYQKLNLKSELLYNWVTPSIMYVDSKKNTVKKFRTKYNLQSKLLFFYGGNIGHAQDMKNLLTLAEQMLAEKDVFFIFIGSGDEVNLVKETIQNRNLKNTLYLESVSQDEYMSILSEVDVGLFSLSPHHSTHNFPGKILSYCQLALPILGAVNSGNDIIEVIEGSGSGKISIAGNSDALIQNAKLFLDAKIREQMSKNSLRLMEEYFSTSKSAESIIKALN from the coding sequence ATGGAAAATCAGGCAAATCAGAATTTAGCAATTTTGATCGATGATTATTTGCCTAATAGTACAAAGGTTGCATCTAAAATGATGCATGAATTAGCAATTGAGTTACATGCTCGCGGCTTTACCATCGATGTCATTACACCAATCATTCGAAAAGGTAAAAAATCCATCCTTAAAAAGGAAAAACTAGTAATCGATCAAATTAATGTATTCACATTCGATTCAGGAGAAATCAAAGAAGCTTCAAAAGTTGTCAGGTTGGTGAATGAATTGTTAATGCCATACCGAGCATTGTATGCTTTTTTCAGGCATTTTTATTCCCGAAAGTATAAGTATGTGATCACCTATTCACCTTCGATTTTCTGGTATCCACTTGTATATTTCTTTCGCTTTCAATTTAAAACAAAATCCTATTTAGTTTTGAGGGATTTTTTTCCACAATGGGTGATCGATAGTGGTATCATTAAAGAAAATTCACTCGTGACAAAATTTTTACGATGGCATGAAAAAATGAATTATCTTGCCTTCGATACAATTGGAATTCAATCTCCTAAAAATTTAGCTTGGTTCCAGGAAAAATACCAAAAGCTTAATTTAAAATCCGAACTATTATACAATTGGGTTACACCTTCCATTATGTATGTAGATTCAAAAAAGAATACGGTAAAGAAGTTTAGAACTAAATACAATCTTCAGTCTAAACTTTTATTCTTTTATGGGGGGAATATTGGTCATGCCCAGGATATGAAAAATTTGCTTACATTAGCGGAACAAATGTTAGCTGAGAAAGATGTTTTTTTTATTTTTATAGGGAGTGGGGATGAGGTAAATCTTGTAAAAGAAACAATCCAAAATCGCAATTTAAAAAATACACTATATTTAGAGAGTGTCTCTCAAGATGAATATATGAGTATTCTCTCTGAAGTTGATGTTGGATTATTTTCGCTAAGTCCACACCACTCAACTCACAATTTCCCAGGTAAAATTTTATCCTATTGCCAATTGGCTTTACCAATTTTAGGTGCAGTTAATTCTGGAAATGATATCATAGAAGTGATCGAAGGAAGTGGTTCTGGAAAAATTTCAATTGCAGGTAATTCGGATGCATTAATCCAAAACGCGAAATTATTTTTGGATGCTAAAATCCGAGAACAAATGTCGAAGAATTCATTGAGGTTAATGGAAGAATACTTTTCCACTTCAAAATCTGCGGAATCAATAATCAAAGCATTGAATTAA